A single region of the Sciurus carolinensis chromosome 16, mSciCar1.2, whole genome shotgun sequence genome encodes:
- the Znf574 gene encoding zinc finger protein 574, with the protein MTEESEETVLYIEHRYVCSECNQLYGSLEEVLVHQNSHVPQQHFELVGVADPGVTVATEAASGTGLYQTLVQESQYQCLECGQLLMSPSQLLEHQELHLKMMAPQEAVPAEPPPKVPPLSSSTIHYECIDCKALFASQELWLNHRQTHLRATPTKSPAPVVLGSPVVLGPPVGQARVAVEHSYRKAEEGGEGAAVPSAAATTTEVVTEVELLLYKCSECSQLFQLPADFLEHQATHFPAPAPEPEEPALQQETPTPSPAEVPVSQPDPLPASDHSYELRNGEAIGRDRRGRRARRNNSGEPAGTATQELFCSACDQLFLSPHQLQQHLRSHREGVFKCPLCSRVFPSPSSLDQHLGDHSSESHFLCVDCGLAFGTEALLLAHRRAHTPNPLHSCPCGKTFVNLTKFLYHRRTHGAGGVPLPTTPVPPEEPVIGFPEPAPAETREPEAPEPPVSEESSAGPAVPGTYRCLLCSREFGKALQLTRHQRFVHRLERRHKCSICGKMFKKKSHVRNHLRTHTGERPFPCPDCSKPFNSPANLARHRLTHTGERPYRCGDCGKAFTQSSTLRQHRLVHAQHFPYRCQECGVRFHRPYRLLMHRYHHTGEYPYKCRECPRSFLLRRLLEVHQLVAHAGRQPHRCPSCGAAFPSSLRLREHRCAAAAAQAPRRFECGTCGKKVGSAARLQAHEAAHAAAGPGEVLAKEPPAPRAPRATRTPVAASPATLGGTATTASSAPARRRGLECSECKKLFSTETSLQVHRRIHTGERPYPCPDCGKAFRQSTHLKDHRRLHTGERPFACEVCGKAFAISMRLAEHRRIHTGERPYSCPDCGKSYRSFSNLWKHRKTHQQQHQAAVRQQLAEAEAAVGLAVMETAVEALPLVEAIEIYPLAEAEGVQISG; encoded by the coding sequence ATGACTGAGGAATCAGAGGAGACAGTTCTATACATTGAGCACCGCTATGTCTGCTCTGAGTGCAACCAGCTCTATGGATCCCTGGAGGAGGTGCTTGTGCACCAGAACTCCCATGTGCCCCAGCAACACTTTGAGCTGGTTGGCGTGGCTGACCCTGGAGTCACTGTGGCCACAGAAGCAGCTTCAGGCACAGGCCTCTATCAGACCTTAGTGCAGGAGAGTCAGTACCAGTGCCTAGAGTGCGGGCAGCTGCTGATGTCACCCAGCCAGCTCCTGGAGCACCAGGAGCTGCACCTGAAGATGATGGCACCACAGGAGGCAGTGCCAGCTGAGCCACCACCCAAGGTGCCCCCACTGAGCTCCAGCACCATCCACTATGAGTGTATAGATTGCAAAGCTCTCTTTGCCAGCCAGGAGCTCTGGCTGAACCACCGGCAGACGCACCTTCGGGCTACACCCACCAAGTCTCCTGCCCCAGTTGTCTTAGGGTCCCCAGTAGTCCTAGGGCCCCCTGTGGGCCAGGCCCGTGTGGCTGTGGAGCATTCCTACCGAAAAGcagaagagggaggggaaggggctgctgTCCCATCTGCAGCTGCCACCACCACTGAGGTAGTGACTGAGGTGGAACTACTACTCTACAAGTGCTCTGAGTGCTCCCAGCTCTTCCAGCTTCCAGCTGACTTCCTGGAGCATCAGGCTACCCACTTCCCCGCTCCTGCTCCAGAGCCTGAGGAGCCTGCCCTACAGCAGGAGACTCCGACCCCATCACCTGCAGAGGTGCCTGTGTCTCAGCCTGACCCCCTGCCAGCTTCTGACCACAGTTATGAGCTGCGTAATGGGGAAGCAATTGGGCGTGATCGCAGGGGACGCAGGGCTCGAAGGAACAACAGTGGAGAGCCAGCTGGGACAGCCACCCAGGAGCTCTTTTGCTCAGCCTGTGACCAGCTCTTTCTCTCACCGCACCAGCTGCAACAGCACCTGCGGAGTCACCGGGAAGGTGTCTTTAAGTGCCCCCTGTGCAGTCGTGTCTTCCCTAGCCCTTCTAGTCTGGACCAGCATCTTGGAGATCACAGCAGTGAGTCCCACTTCCTGTGTGTAGACTGTGGCCTGGCATTTGGCACAGAGGCCCTTCTCCTAGCCCACCGGCGAGCTCATACCCCAAATCCTCTGCATTCATGTCCATGTGGGAAAACCTTTGTCAACCTCACCAAGTTCCTTTACCACCGGCGCACCCATGGAGCAGGGGGTGTCCCTTTACCCACGACACCAGTCCCACCAGAGGAGCCTGTCATTGGTTTTCCTGAGCCAGCCCCAGCAGAGACTAGAGAGCCAGAGGCCCCAGAGCCCCCTGTGTCTGAGGAGAGTTCAGCAGGACCTGCCGTCCCAGGTACCTACCGCTGCCTCCTGTGCAGCCGTGAATTTGGCAAAGCTTTACAGCTGACTCGGCACCAGCGTTTTGTGCACCGGCTGGAGCGGCGCCATAAATGCAGCATTTGTGGCAAGATGTTCAAGAAGAAGTCTCATGTGCGTAACCATTTGCGCACACACACAGGAGAgcggcccttcccctgccctgacTGCTCCAAGCCCTTCAATTCACCTGCCAATCTGGCCCGCCACCGACTTACACACACAGGGGAACGGCCTTACCGGTGTGGAGACTGTGGCAAGGCTTTCACGCAAAGCTCCACCCTGAGGCAGCACCGCCTGGTGCATGCCCAGCACTTCCCCTACCGCTGTCAGGAATGTGGGGTGCGGTTTCACCGCCCATATCGCCTGCTTATGCACCGTTACCACCACACAGGCGAGTACCCATACAAGTGTCGCGAGTGTCCCCGCTCCTTCTTGCTGCGCCGGCTACTGGAGGTGCATCAGCTTGTGGCCCATGCTGGACGCCAACCCCATCGCTGCCCATCCTGTGGGGCTGCCTTCCCCTCCTCGTTGAGGCTTCGAGAGCACCGTTgtgcagctgctgctgctcagGCCCCACGACGCTTCGAGTGTGGGACCTGTGGCAAGAAAGTGGGCTCAGCCGCTCGGCTGCAGGCACATGAGGCAGCCCATGCAGCTGCGGGGCCTGGAGAGGTCCTGGCTAAGGAGCCCCCGGCTCCTCGGGCCCCAAGAGCCACTCGCACACCAGTTGCTGCCTCCCCAGCAACCCTCGGAGGTACTGCCACCACAGCCTCCTCAGCCCCTGCCCGTCGTCGGGGCCTGGAATGCAGTGAGTGCAAGAAGCTGTTCAGCACAGAGACGTCATTGCAAGTCCATCGGCGTATCCACACGGGTGAGCGACCATACCCATGTCCAGACTGTGGCAAGGCCTTCCGTCAGAGTACGCACTTGAAAGACCATCGACGCCTGCACACAGGGGAGAGGCCCTTTGCCTGTGAAGTGTGTGGCAAGGCCTTTGCCATCTCCATGCGCCTGGCAGAACATCGCCGCATCCATACAGGTGAACGACCCTACTCCTGTCCCGATTGTGGCAAGAGCTACCGTTCCTTTTCCAATCTCTGGAAGCACCGCAAGACCCACCAGCAGCAGCATCAGGCAGCTGTGCGACAGCAGCtggcagaggcagaagcagcTGTCGGACTGGCTGTGATGGAGACTGCAGTAGAGGCGCTGCCCCTGGTAGAAGCCATTGAGATCTACCCTCTGGCTGAGGCTGAAGGGGTCCAGATCAGTGGCTGA